From Aspergillus chevalieri M1 DNA, chromosome 4, nearly complete sequence, a single genomic window includes:
- a CDS encoding putative mitochondrial carrier protein (COG:C;~EggNog:ENOG410PIF5;~InterPro:IPR018108,IPR023395,IPR002067;~PFAM:PF00153;~TransMembrane:2 (o109-126i218-239o);~go_process: GO:0055085 - transmembrane transport [Evidence IEA]), producing the protein MSSTRPPLATATTSGMAGQQNSAATGSDNNNNNGNTAARKAQSKGNYKGFVAGVFSGIAKLSVGHPFDTVKVRLQTSTEGQFKGPLDCVLRTIRVEGVSGLYKGATPPLVGWMVMDSVMLGSLTLYRRLLLEHVFSNPHTRALTPFNRGSQSDMRTLPSLGHGIAGIMAGTTVSFIAAPVEHIKARLQIQYAAEKSQRMYSGPVDCLRKLLKTHGISGLYRGLCATIFFRSFFFCWWGSYDILTRCFNEHTKLSAPVVNFWAGGISAQVFWITSYPSDVVKQRLMTDPMGGALNDGERRFPRWKDAARAVYQERGWRGYWRGFVPCFLRAFPANAMALVAFEGVMRSLP; encoded by the exons ATGTCATCCACGCGGCCACCGTTGGCGACAGCCACAACATCGGGGATGGCGGGCCAACAAAACTCAGCAGCGACTGGTAGCGATAATAACAATAACAACGGGAATACGGCGGCACGCAAAGCGCAATCAAAGGGCAATTATAAGGGATTTGTGGCAGGGGTATTCTCGGGGATTGCGAAGTTGAGTG TTGGCCATCC ATTCGATACTGTGAAAGTCCGACTACAAACAAGCACAGAAGGTCAATTTAAGGGTCCATTGGACTGCGTGCTACGAACAATACGGGTTGAGGGTGTAAGCGGGTTATACAAAGGTGCCACGCCGCCGCTGGTCGGTTGGATGGTGATGGATTCTGT TATGCTTGGCTCTCTGACACTCTACCGGCGACTACTTCTTGAACATGTCTTTTCGAACCCCCACACCCGTGCATTGACCCCATTCAACCGGGGGAGCCAATCGGATATGCGTACATTGCCAAGTTTGGGTCATGGTATTGCAGGTATTATGGCGGGTACTACAGTCAGCTTTATTGCTGCTCCAGTTGAGCACATTAAGGCCCGgttacagattcaatacGCGGCAGAAAAGTCCCAGCGCATGTACAGTGGGCCTGTTGACTGTCTGCGCAAACTT CTGAAAACGCACGGTATATCGGGTCTCTATCGTGGTCTCTGTGCCACGATTTTTTTTcgatccttcttcttctgctggtGGGGATCTTATGATATCCTAACCCGGTGTTTCAATGAACACACAAAACTGTCAGCACCGGTAGTCAACTTCTGGGCCGGTGGTATCTCCGCCCAGGTTTTCTGGATCACATCGTACCCGTCGGACGTGGTCAAGCAGCGTCTCATGACGGATCCCATGGGTGGCGCTTTGAACGATGGAGAGCGGCGGTTCCCCAGGTGGAAGGATGCAGCGAGAGCTGTTTACCAGGAGCGTGGATGGAGAGGATATTGGCGAGGCTTCGTGCCTTGTTTCCTGAGGGCCTTCCCGGCGAATGCCATGGCTCTGGTTGCATTTGAGGGTGTGATGCGGTCTTTGCCATGA
- the MNN9 gene encoding mannosyltransferase complex subunit MNN9 (CAZy:GT62;~COG:G;~EggNog:ENOG410PG52;~InterPro:IPR029044;~PFAM:PF03452): MAVVTRRRTNPITLVLAALLAFGFITFLFSPSSSTPSTSTAPDDTSSQLRKGDAAENPLSPPTKPFLRSQPVRDDGYRAPPPVVHYNLNSLTSTSASAKNGERVLILTPLSRFYQEYWDNVVRLSYPHELVSIGFIAPSTKDGNAAVAALEKAISKTQSGPVDSRFASISILRQDFDPPLTSQDEKERHKMENQKARRESMSRARNSLVFTTLGPSTSWVLWLDADIIETPSTLIQDLTSHNQPIIVPNCYQRYYNKDKKKMDARPYDYNSWVDSGTAQALAAELDPDEIILEGYGEMATYRTLMAHLADVENPDPERLMPLDGVGGTALMVKADVHRDGAMFPAFPFYHLVETEGFAKMAKRLGYSIFGLPEYFVYHYNE, from the exons ATGGCCGTCGTGACACGCCGGCGTACAAACCCCATCACCCTAGTCCTAGCAGCTCTGCTAGCATTCGGATTCATCACTTTCCTATTCTCGCCCTCATCCTCTACACCATCGACTTCTACCGCACCAGACGACACATCTTCTCAATTACGGAAAGGAGATGCGGCTGAAAACCCGCTTTCCCCGCCCACGAAGCCGTTCCTGAGGTCACAACCCGTCCGCGATGATGGATACCGTGCTCCTCCACCTGTTGTGCACTACAACCTCAACAGTCTTACGAGCACTAGCGCTTCCGCGAAAAATGGCGAACGGGTCCTTATTCTCACGCCGCTGAGCCGGTTCTACCAGGAATACTGGGACAACGTGGTCCGGTTGAGTTACCCGCATGAGCTCGTTTCTATCGGGTTCATTGCGCCATCAACGAAAGATGGAAACGCGGCTGTTGCGGCGCTCGAAAAAGCTATCAGCAAGACGCAGTCCGGACCGGTCGACTCTCGGTTCGCGAGTATCAGCATCCTTCGGCAAGATTTCGACCCGCCGCTCACCTCGCAGGATGAGAAGGAGCGGCACAAGATGGAGAACCAGAAGGCGCGTCGCGAGTCTATGAGTCGTGCCCGAAACAGTCTTGTATTTACGACTCTCGGACCCAGCACCTCCTGGGTTCTCTGGCTGGATGCTGATATCATCGAGACACCCTCCACCCTCATCCAGGATCTGACCAGCCACAACCAGCCTATCATCGTGCCGAACTGCTACCAGCGGTACTATAACAAGGATAAGAAAAAGATGGATGCCCGGCCCTACGACTATAACTCTTGGGTGGACAGCGGGACGGCCCAGGCCCTGGCGGCGGAATTGGACCCCGACGAGATCATCCTTGAGGGATACGGCGAGATGGCTACCTATCGGACTCTGATGGCTCATCTCGCGGATGTTGAGAATCCCGATCCTGAGCGCCTTATGCCGTTGGACGGTGTTGGCGGGACGGCGTTGATGGTCAAGGCCGATGTGCACCGTGATGGTGCCATGTTCCCGGCTTTTCCGTTTTACCATTTGGTTGAGACGGAGGGCTTTGCTAAGATGGCTAAGAGATTGGGGTACTCTATTTTTGGGTTGCCCGAGTACTTT GTATATCATTACAACGAGTGA